A stretch of the Capsicum annuum cultivar UCD-10X-F1 chromosome 10, UCD10Xv1.1, whole genome shotgun sequence genome encodes the following:
- the LOC124887806 gene encoding uncharacterized protein LOC124887806: protein MDIVTNKVLEFVHLTSTNSSHNCSITLHLKWLKPSTSRIKLNVDGSFHKATSKEGIGGVIQNSNGDWQLGFTGCFPANHPAAAELQALKSGLELTLLHKLYPIEIDIDSTDVIDLHNSSPLANENITLCRLLLKKLGNPVLRHTFR, encoded by the coding sequence ATGGATATTGTTACgaataaagttttagaatttgtTCATCTCACAAGCACTAACTCGTCTCACAATTGCTCCATCACTTTGCACTTGAAATGGTTAAAACCTTCCACTAGTCGGATTAAACTAAATGTTGATGGATCCTTCCATAAAGCTACGTCCAAAGAAGGTATAGGTGGCGTAATTCAAAATTCCAATGGAGATTGGCAGTTGGGTTTTACAGGTTGTTTCCCAGCAAATCACCCAGCAGCAGCTGAATTACAGGCACTCAAATCGGGACTTGAACTAACTTTACTTCATAAGCTTTATCCTATTGAGATTGACATCGACTCTACTGATGTTATTGACCTCCACAACTCATCTCCCTTAGCTAATGAAAATATTACATTGTGCAGGTTATTGTTAAAGAAGCTGGGGAATCCAGTACTCCGCCACACTTTTCGCTAG